In Zingiber officinale cultivar Zhangliang chromosome 3B, Zo_v1.1, whole genome shotgun sequence, a single window of DNA contains:
- the LOC122055938 gene encoding pentatricopeptide repeat-containing protein At1g62680, mitochondrial-like: MHRIQPLRRRMPTLPRAAATHLPWLPPPPRSSCLPRPSGCSAKSPPSLSNAAVLRSVKSPSATPRQVVAVYSAASRQLGFHHDLPTYKALLSFLASKRRFRAIELLLARMPHDGLLPGPALLLPLVRSFSAAGRGLDALLRTCPSPLSERLLSSLIHSLALTGDHNIARSVLAAAAGLGQPLHARHYSGLVRALYDRDGVRSATEFLDLLAAKGCFPDEFFYRSLIRDICLRGGNSITAAFEVVEQMRRSGREPDVVVWNTLVQGCARQGQMSKAEQVMAEMERKSGAAIADAWTYNALISGIPDRLMSQDGILAFRRMVERGVSPDVVTFSALIGGLGRAGRVWECNAMLGKMVRLGIPPDVACYKVLVGVYRINNMPDDASAIAEAMKYDLLDSEGVTLTN, encoded by the coding sequence ATGCATCGCATTCAACCCCTCCGTCGACGAATGCCTACCCTCCCCCGCGCCGCCGCTACCCACCTCCCATGGCTCCCTCCCCCTCCCCGATCCAGCTGCCTCCCTCGACCGTCGGGATGCTCCGCCAAGTCACCGCCCTCCCTCTCCAACGCCGCTGTACTCCGGTCCGTCAAGTCCCCTTCTGCTACCCCTCGCCAAGTCGTCGCAGTCTATTCTGCCGCCTCCCGGCAGCTCGGATTCCACCACGACCTTCCCACTTATAAGGCCCTCCTTTCTTTCCTCGCCTCCAAACGCCGATTCCGAGCCATCGAGCTCCTCCTCGCCCGCATGCCCCACGACGGCCTCCTCCCTGGCCCTGCGCTCCTCCTCCCCCTCGTCCGCTCCTTCTCCGCTGCTGGCCGCGGCCTCGACGCACTGCTCCGTACCTGCCCCTCTCCGCTCAGCGAACGGCTTCTGTCCTCTCTCATCCACTCCCTCGCCCTCACCGGTGACCACAACATCGCTCGATCCGtcctcgccgccgccgccggtctCGGCCAGCCACTTCACGCGAGGCATTACTCCGGCCTCGTCAGAGCCCTCTACGACCGCGACGGAGTCAGATCGGCGACCGAGTTCCTCGATCTCCTGGCCGCAAAAGGCTGCTTCCCCGACGAGTTTTTCTACAGATCGCTGATCCGCGACATCTGCCTCCGTGGCGGCAACTCAATCACCGCCGCCTTTGAGGTGGTGGAACAGATGAGGCGAAGCGGACGGGAACCCGATGTGGTGGTTTGGAACACACTGGTTCAGGGCTGTGCGAGGCAGGGACAGATGAGCAAGGCCGAGCAGGTGATGGCGGAGATGGAGCGGAAGAGTGGCGCCGCCATCGCAGATGCATGGACCTACAATGCCCTAATTTCAGGGATTCCTGACCGTCTGATGAGCCAAGATGGGATCTTGGCCTTCCGTCGGATGGTGGAGAGGGGGGTGTCACCGGATGTAGTGACGTTCTCTGCACTGATTGGTGGACTGGGCCGGGCAGGGAGGGTGTGGGAGTGCAATGCAATGTTGGGGAAGATGGTCAGGTTGGGAATTCCACCGGATGTTGCCTGTTACAAGGTTCTGGTGGGCGTGTACAGAATAAATAACATGCCAGATGATGCCTCTGCCATTGCCGAAGCAATGAAATATGATCTCCTTGATTCTGAAGGGGTTACCCTCACAAATTGA